In Eucalyptus grandis isolate ANBG69807.140 chromosome 4, ASM1654582v1, whole genome shotgun sequence, the following proteins share a genomic window:
- the LOC104441858 gene encoding probable calcium-binding protein CML13 yields MGKDLTDDQISSMKEAFTLFDTDGDGRIAPSELGILMRSLGGNPTQAQLKSIVAGEGLTAPFDFPRFLDLMSRHLRAEPFDRQLRDAFKVLDKESTGYVSVADLRHILTSIGEKLEPSEFDEWIREVEVGPDGRIRYEDFIARMVAK; encoded by the coding sequence ATGGGCAAGGACCTGACCGACGACCAAATCTCCTCCATGAAGGAGGCGTTCACCCTCTTCGACACCGACGGCGACGGCCGGATCGCGCCGTCGGAGCTGGGGATCCTCATGCGCTCCCTCGGCGGGAACCCGACCCAGGCCCAGCTCAAGTCCAtcgtcgccggcgagggcctcACCGCCCCCTTCGACTTCCCGCGCTTCCTCGACCTCATGTCCCGGCACCTCCGGGCGGAGCCCTTCGACCGCCAGCTCCGCGACGCCTTCAAGGTCCTCGACAAGGAGTCCACCGGCTACGTCTCCGTCGCCGATCTGCGCCACATCCTCACCAGCATCGGCGAGAAGCTCGAGCCCTCCGAGTTCGACGAGTGGATCCGGGAGGTCGAGGTGGGGCCCGACGGCAGGATCCGGTACGAGGATTTCATCGCCCGGATGGTCGCCAAGTGA